ATGAAATCGAAGTAAAAGCAAATACCTCCACACAGTTTTCATAGGTATTCCGTGTCCGCATCCTCACAAAACCAGGTTTTAAGTATTGTCCTTTATGAAATGATTCCAGCCATACGGGTCAACAAACACGATAATTAGACTGAACACCCAAAAAATCGCCAATTTGTAAATTTGGATTTTCGCCAATTTGAAAATAGACAAAGGCAAAAATCTGATTTACAGTGCTGGCATTGGTTGAGGAAAAACCATGCTTGTAACTTGTACATCAGCTAAGGGAGGGGTAGGCAAAACAACTAGCGCGATACATATCGCAGCTCTCTTAGCCCAAAACGATTGCACCCTTTTAATCGACGGCGACCCTAATCACTCTGCCTTAAAGTGGGCAAAGCGAGGTGAATTGCCGTTCCAGGTCGTAGACCTAATGGCAGCGTCCCGGTATACCCGCAACTACGAGCATATTGTTTTCGATACTCCTGCTCGACCCAAACAAGACGACTTAGAAGCCCTAGTTGATGGGTGTGACCTGCTCATCATCCCCACCACTCCGGATATTCTCAGCATTGATGCAACTTTAGAGACAGTTGATTTACTCAACTCGCTCAAGTGCAATCACTATCGAATTTTGCTCACGATTATTCCGCCCTCCCGTAAAACTGGAGAACAGGCGCGAGAAGCCTTAATAGATTTCCCTTTATTTGAACAATCAATTCGGCAGTATGCTGCTTATGAAAAAGCAGCATTGGAAGGAGTAATTGTCCATCAGGTGAAGGATCGAAATGCCCGAATAGCCTGGAGAGATTTTAAAGCTTTGGGTAAGGAGTTATTACCGTGAGTAAAGACAATCCGTTTCGCAAGGCGATCGCCAACCGCCAACAGTCAGAACCTGACGCGCCCGATTCTATTTTGAACCTTCAGCCTGAACCTGCACCACTTCCAATTCAAAACCCTACTCCACCTGAACCTAAGAAGCGCGGTAGACCTGCAACAGGAAAGCGATCAGATGATGCGTGGATTGGCAGAACTTTCTACATTCAGCGAGAAACTGACTTAGACGCAGAAACTGAACTGCTCAGTCTAAAAAGGCAAGGGATCGAGCTAGACAAATCTGAGCTAGTCGATAAACTTCTTTGT
The sequence above is drawn from the Funiculus sociatus GB2-C1 genome and encodes:
- a CDS encoding ParA family protein; translation: MLVTCTSAKGGVGKTTSAIHIAALLAQNDCTLLIDGDPNHSALKWAKRGELPFQVVDLMAASRYTRNYEHIVFDTPARPKQDDLEALVDGCDLLIIPTTPDILSIDATLETVDLLNSLKCNHYRILLTIIPPSRKTGEQAREALIDFPLFEQSIRQYAAYEKAALEGVIVHQVKDRNARIAWRDFKALGKELLP